Proteins from one Brassica napus cultivar Da-Ae unplaced genomic scaffold, Da-Ae ScsIHWf_619;HRSCAF=914, whole genome shotgun sequence genomic window:
- the LOC111212886 gene encoding ATP-dependent (S)-NAD(P)H-hydrate dehydratase-like → MLLRHGVISAFEQLTSHSLSSSTVIRRQQFLVRTLCASRTHLPNLIRAMSSTSEADAESVLRTVTPSLDPKRHKGQAGKIAVIGGCREYTGAPYFAAISALRIGADLSHVFCTKDAAPVIKSYSPELIVHPVLEESYNISQFTEEEKRKVQDKVIGEVDKWMEIFDCLVIGPGLGRDPFLLECVSKIMLLAKKFNVPFVVDGDGLFLVTNSIDLVKSYPLAVLTPNVIEYKRLVQKVLNCEVDEGKAEDQLRSLAKQIGGVTILRKGKTDLISNGEIVKSVSIYGFPRRCGGQGDILSGSVAVFLSWAQQLKSGPESPSESPAILGCIAASGLLRKAASLAFTKHKRSTLTSDIIECLGESLEDICPVS, encoded by the exons ATGTTGTTGAGGCATGGCGTCATCTCCGCCTTTGAACAGTTGACTTCTCATTCACTCTCTTCTTCAACTGTGATCAGAAGACAACAGTTCTTGGTACGAACTCTTTGTGCCTCAAGAACCCATCTCCCAAATCTCATCAGAGCAATGAGTTCCACATCGGAAGCCGACGCCGAGAGTGTTCTTAGAACCGTCACACCATCGCTCGACCCTAAACGACACAAAGGCCAAGCTG GGAAGATAGCTGTGATTGGAGGATGTCGTGAATACACTGGAGCTCCTTACTTTGCTGCCATTTCAGCTCTGAGAATC GGTGCTGATTTGTCTCATGTGTTCTGTACCAAAGACGCAGCTCCTGTTATTAAGAGCTATAGTCCTGAGCTTATAGTTCACCCTGTTCTTGAGGAATCCTACAACATCAG TCAGTTCACCgaggaagagaaaagaaaagttcaGGATAAAGTGATAGGAGAAGTGGATAAATGGATGGAAATATTCGATTGCCTTGTGATTGGTCCTGGTTTGGGAAGGGATCCTTTCCTCCTT GAGTGTGTGAGTAAGATCATGCTTCTTGCCAAGAAGTTCAATGTTCCTTTTGTTGTCGATGGG GACGGGCTGTTTCTCGTAACGAATTCAATTGATCTTGTCAAGAGCTATCCGCTTGCTGTCTTAACTCCAAACGTGATCGAGTATAAGCGCCTGGTTCAGAAAGTGCTGAACTGTGAAGTGGACGAAGGGAAGGCTGAAGATCAGCTACGTTCTTTGGCCAAACA GATTGGTGGCGTGACGATTCTGAGGAAAGGGAAAACTGATCTTATAAGCAATGGAGAGATAG TAAAATCAGTGAGCATATATGGTTTCCCAAGGAGATGTGGTGGCCAAGGTGATATTCTCTCTGGGAG TGTTGCAGTGTTTCTGTCATGGGCGCAACAGCTTAAATCAGGTCCTGAAAG TCCATCTGAGAGTCCAGCAATCTTGGGATGTATAGCTGCATCTGGCCTGCTGAGAAAGGCTGCATCTCTGGCTTTTACAAAACATAAGAGATCAACTCTCACAAGTGACATTATCGAATGTTTAGGAGAGAG TTTGGAGGATATCTGCCCTGTATCTTAA